From Mycoplasmopsis gallinacea, the proteins below share one genomic window:
- a CDS encoding carbohydrate ABC transporter permease — MFSLKLIIQNWWNRFLLRRNSEKVSAQVHETSVTSVVISTFSKLFVLCLFGVVILFPFFMMISISLMTDNEAEILKNNFLFFTKFEKGNTVIDGTQHNVEWKEVVENTFHRAFSYGYWSSILFTSLNVLISVVLKVFITIFMGYAFSLRNWRGKNLVWFIALSLLVLPEVVLLSGQVRVVKQLNLNSTYVGFLFAVAVPFVASVFNATMYKNAFESIPGRIKEVALIDGAVGAKYLFKIAIPMVVPTTFTIVILTALASWNAYLWPITIATDTNDVQVISVWLFRAGIDPNVTGESGNIVYQNVKMAAAIIAILPMFIVYLLFRKSIMRAISRQGSTIKG; from the coding sequence ATGTTTTCGTTAAAGTTAATAATACAAAACTGATGAAATAGATTTTTATTAAGAAGAAATAGCGAAAAAGTAAGCGCCCAAGTCCACGAAACAAGTGTAACATCAGTTGTTATATCAACATTTTCTAAATTATTCGTTCTTTGTCTTTTTGGGGTAGTAATTTTATTCCCATTCTTTATGATGATTTCAATTTCATTAATGACAGATAATGAAGCTGAAATTTTAAAAAATAACTTCTTATTCTTTACTAAATTCGAAAAAGGGAACACTGTTATTGATGGTACCCAACACAACGTAGAATGAAAAGAAGTTGTTGAAAACACATTCCATAGAGCATTTAGTTATGGATATTGAAGTTCAATTCTCTTTACATCATTAAACGTGCTTATCTCAGTTGTATTAAAAGTATTTATTACTATTTTTATGGGTTATGCATTTTCACTTAGAAATTGAAGAGGAAAAAACTTAGTTTGATTTATTGCTCTTTCACTACTTGTCCTACCCGAAGTTGTTCTTCTTTCCGGGCAAGTTAGAGTTGTAAAACAACTTAATTTAAACAGCACATATGTAGGATTCTTATTTGCAGTGGCTGTTCCATTTGTTGCTTCTGTATTTAACGCAACAATGTATAAAAACGCATTTGAATCAATTCCAGGAAGAATTAAAGAAGTTGCTCTTATTGATGGAGCTGTAGGTGCTAAATACTTATTTAAAATAGCAATTCCTATGGTTGTGCCAACAACATTCACTATCGTTATTTTAACAGCACTTGCGTCATGAAATGCTTACTTATGACCAATTACCATTGCAACAGATACAAATGATGTCCAAGTTATTTCGGTATGATTATTTAGAGCCGGAATTGACCCTAACGTCACTGGTGAATCAGGAAACATTGTTTACCAAAATGTTAAAATGGCAGCTGCTATTATTGCAATTCTTCCTATGTTTATTGTTTACTTATTATTTAGAAAAAGCATTATGAGAGCAATTAGTAGACAAGGTTCTACAATTAAAGGTTAG
- a CDS encoding ArsR/SmtB family transcription factor produces MHSHSHMDMTDLFALLASPVKFKLIIHFYSCVENECDVQTLVQLFNEKQANISKHLSELKRKGVVDSKKEGLYNYYYLNKEFLDSFNEILKSIYNHPEVTKYSCSCFKK; encoded by the coding sequence ATGCATTCACACTCACATATGGATATGACTGATTTATTTGCTCTCCTTGCAAGTCCAGTTAAATTCAAATTAATCATTCATTTTTATTCTTGTGTCGAAAATGAATGTGATGTTCAAACTCTTGTTCAACTTTTCAATGAAAAACAGGCTAATATCTCAAAGCACTTAAGTGAACTTAAGCGTAAAGGTGTGGTTGATTCTAAAAAAGAAGGTTTATATAATTACTATTATTTAAATAAAGAATTTCTTGATAGCTTTAATGAAATTCTTAAATCGATTTATAATCACCCTGAAGTTACTAAATATAGCTGTAGCTGCTTTAAAAAGTAA
- a CDS encoding DEAD/DEAH box helicase: MINEKETKYKVILDNLLEINQSDSSIFTKINNNKKCFDLYSLLGPEMFREICNQETFSINVFDYISNSLIDSLKKSNIPSDFINTLNKVKHLEIKYSENKLFKEFEKSKKEIIENLESQLQKWVVKWKLLNDAAAHILDQNNIWPLHIGFLFVSVRIDDKFVYAPLFFKEVMLTFRNGTPILSSSGHIKVNEKLLFFLNNNEFNLQIDSDFKELKIESLISKIKKDWKGIYEVPENIIYPFKELELSEINNKSLIFHSGAVLGLFEPWGGYSRTRMKEIIQNNEMDQILKVEFNKNVYKERVDKTIFNPNISLFKITPTNYSQDKAILSSLNQNTVIWGPPGTGKSQTIVNLIANILVYDKTAIVASQKKAALEVIKERMGLLSKFCLFVLNSKEMNKQSFYKPIQEYLDFLENFAPNSKFKFQETLTNEEQNFVQVSSELTSNKNTPHLLESYYYFSAHKPDFQLQKDVNFIATIPSYLNLPDGTFNGENTKKKLLRKSKLRFMPFLPKYQEIASWANKIDQNLKTFNGDLFELRDSFKFFDFENPESEFIKLKQKIEVSNELQDQIKRKNIISDEKMIQDIIAQRIFQRVNNLNEEEKKEYFEFASSVRIMNLEPYRFVKKFTNIIKKIFPIVIATPNTDLSGWSKHEFDYAILDESSQIFIENGLPILYLAKKKILAGDTKQMRPSNWFGTRTIDDSIFGKVESLLDYALSIGTYQILLDKNYRSNHASLMSFSSKYFYNSSLDVLDVAFKNSDDAIELIQVDGIWKDNRNIAEAKKCIELLIANLHKYNKIILLAFNAKQSEYLKNVIYTKFPELEEAVTNKKILIRNIENIQGDEADLIIATVAYDKNTRLQFSYVAREGGKNALNVAISRAKEKMIVIKTLKSSEILINDKSTDDLRIFKKWLGYIEMNQEAKNLILKENNSLKQAISNELKTNQFKEFIYEKLTSKIKINKNLTISKDVKLGTIEIDFVIKFKNKPYKYILVDNLDYKNNVENYVLKKDFVSFLESKKYSPIVINPINWIWVQNQIDKDFYYENLDKFEHKK, encoded by the coding sequence ATGATAAACGAAAAAGAAACAAAATATAAAGTCATTTTGGATAACCTATTAGAAATTAATCAAAGCGATTCTTCTATTTTTACAAAAATTAACAATAACAAAAAGTGCTTTGATCTTTATTCATTACTTGGTCCTGAAATGTTTAGAGAAATTTGCAATCAAGAAACATTTAGCATTAATGTTTTTGATTACATTTCTAACTCGCTTATTGACTCACTTAAAAAAAGTAATATTCCTTCAGATTTTATAAATACTTTAAATAAAGTGAAACACTTAGAAATTAAATATAGTGAAAATAAACTTTTTAAAGAGTTTGAAAAAAGTAAAAAAGAAATAATTGAAAATTTAGAATCTCAGCTTCAAAAATGAGTTGTTAAATGAAAATTACTTAATGATGCAGCTGCTCATATTTTGGATCAAAATAACATTTGACCGCTACACATTGGTTTTTTATTTGTGTCAGTTAGAATTGATGATAAATTCGTTTATGCTCCACTTTTCTTTAAAGAAGTAATGCTTACTTTTAGAAATGGAACACCAATTCTTTCCAGTTCAGGACATATTAAAGTTAATGAGAAATTACTTTTCTTCCTTAATAATAATGAATTTAACTTACAAATTGATTCAGATTTTAAAGAATTAAAAATCGAATCATTAATTTCAAAAATTAAAAAAGATTGAAAAGGAATTTACGAAGTTCCTGAAAACATCATTTATCCATTTAAAGAATTAGAATTATCAGAAATTAATAACAAAAGCTTAATTTTTCATTCAGGTGCTGTTTTAGGTCTTTTTGAACCATGAGGTGGTTATTCAAGAACTAGAATGAAAGAAATTATCCAAAATAACGAAATGGATCAAATTCTTAAAGTTGAGTTCAATAAAAATGTTTATAAAGAAAGGGTTGATAAAACTATTTTTAACCCTAATATTTCGCTTTTTAAAATCACCCCAACTAACTATTCACAAGATAAAGCTATTCTTTCATCACTTAACCAAAACACAGTTATTTGAGGACCTCCAGGGACTGGGAAAAGCCAAACTATTGTTAACTTAATTGCTAATATTTTAGTTTATGATAAAACTGCTATTGTAGCTTCACAAAAGAAAGCTGCATTAGAAGTTATCAAAGAAAGAATGGGGCTTTTATCTAAGTTCTGTTTATTTGTGCTTAATTCAAAAGAAATGAATAAACAATCTTTCTATAAACCAATTCAAGAATACTTAGACTTTCTTGAGAACTTTGCACCTAATTCTAAGTTTAAATTTCAAGAAACTTTAACAAATGAAGAACAAAATTTTGTCCAAGTTTCTTCAGAACTTACAAGCAATAAAAATACACCACACCTGCTTGAATCTTATTATTATTTTAGTGCACATAAACCTGATTTTCAATTGCAAAAAGATGTCAATTTCATTGCAACTATTCCTAGTTATTTAAATTTACCTGATGGCACTTTTAATGGTGAAAATACTAAAAAGAAACTTCTTAGAAAAAGTAAATTAAGATTTATGCCATTTTTACCTAAATACCAAGAAATAGCTAGCTGAGCTAATAAAATAGATCAAAACCTTAAAACCTTTAATGGTGATTTATTTGAACTAAGAGATAGCTTTAAGTTTTTTGATTTTGAAAATCCAGAAAGTGAATTTATTAAGCTAAAGCAAAAAATTGAAGTTTCAAACGAATTGCAAGATCAAATTAAACGCAAAAACATAATTAGTGATGAAAAGATGATTCAAGATATCATTGCTCAAAGGATTTTCCAAAGAGTTAATAATCTTAACGAAGAAGAAAAGAAAGAATATTTTGAATTTGCTTCAAGTGTAAGAATTATGAACCTTGAACCATATCGATTTGTGAAAAAATTCACAAACATTATCAAAAAGATTTTCCCAATTGTTATCGCCACTCCCAACACTGATTTGAGCGGGTGAAGTAAACATGAATTTGATTATGCTATTTTAGATGAATCAAGCCAAATTTTCATTGAAAACGGTTTGCCTATTTTATATTTAGCAAAGAAAAAAATTCTTGCTGGTGATACTAAACAAATGCGTCCAAGCAACTGATTTGGAACTAGAACCATTGATGATTCAATTTTTGGAAAAGTTGAATCACTGCTTGATTATGCACTAAGCATTGGAACTTACCAAATTCTGCTTGATAAAAACTATCGTTCTAACCACGCTTCGCTTATGTCTTTTTCAAGTAAATACTTCTATAATTCTTCACTAGATGTACTTGACGTGGCTTTTAAAAACTCTGATGATGCAATTGAATTAATTCAAGTAGATGGGATTTGAAAAGATAACCGTAATATTGCTGAAGCTAAAAAATGTATTGAGCTTTTAATTGCCAACTTACATAAATATAACAAAATCATTCTCCTTGCTTTTAATGCTAAGCAAAGTGAATACTTAAAAAATGTGATTTACACTAAATTTCCTGAACTTGAAGAAGCTGTGACTAATAAGAAAATTCTCATCAGAAACATTGAAAATATCCAAGGTGATGAAGCTGATTTAATTATCGCTACCGTTGCTTATGATAAAAACACTCGTTTACAATTTTCTTATGTAGCTCGTGAAGGCGGAAAAAACGCGCTGAATGTTGCTATCAGTAGAGCTAAAGAAAAAATGATTGTTATTAAGACATTAAAAAGCTCTGAAATTCTTATAAACGATAAATCGACTGATGATTTAAGAATCTTCAAAAAATGATTAGGTTATATTGAAATGAATCAAGAAGCTAAAAACCTTATCTTAAAAGAAAATAACTCATTAAAACAAGCTATATCCAATGAACTTAAAACCAATCAATTTAAAGAGTTTATTTATGAAAAACTAACTTCTAAAATTAAGATTAATAAGAATTTAACAATCTCTAAAGATGTTAAATTGGGAACTATTGAAATTGATTTTGTTATTAAGTTTAAAAACAAACCTTATAAATATATTCTTGTTGATAATTTAGATTATAAAAACAATGTTGAAAATTATGTTCTTAAAAAAGACTTTGTTTCATTTTTAGAATCTAAAAAATATAGTCCAATTGTTATTAACCCAATTAATTGAATTTGAGTTCAAAATCAAATCGATAAAGACTTTTATTATGAAAATTTAGATAAATTCGAACATAAAAAATAA